The following proteins are co-located in the Acinetobacter sp. NCu2D-2 genome:
- a CDS encoding IS5-like element IS17 family transposase: MKKPTHKIYRTTNWPAYNRALISRGNIAIWFDPATQWYAPSKGKQGRNQTYSDAAIQCCLMIKSLFRLSLRMVTGFVQSLIKLCGLNWTAPDYSTLCRRQKHIDIAISYQKSSDGLHLLVDSTGMKFLGEGEWKRKKHGSEYRRQWRKLHIGIDAKTLQIRAIQLTTNNVSDSQVLGDLLNQIPQDEQIDSVYTDGAYDTKQCRQVIADRQAHAVIPPRKNAKPWKDTKSSSLERNELLRTVKRLGRTLWKKWSGYHRRSLVETKMHCIKLLGDKLMARSFPSQVNEIHARVAVLNRFTELGRPLTQVTP, translated from the coding sequence ATGAAGAAGCCTACACACAAAATCTACCGCACAACCAATTGGCCCGCATATAACCGAGCACTCATAAGTCGCGGAAATATTGCCATTTGGTTTGATCCTGCTACGCAATGGTATGCTCCATCAAAAGGCAAACAAGGGCGAAATCAAACCTACTCCGACGCAGCTATCCAATGCTGCTTAATGATTAAATCCTTATTCCGTCTATCTTTACGTATGGTCACTGGCTTTGTGCAAAGTCTGATTAAACTTTGCGGATTAAATTGGACCGCACCAGATTACAGTACGCTTTGTAGAAGACAAAAGCATATTGATATTGCAATCAGCTACCAAAAAAGTAGCGATGGGCTGCATCTACTCGTAGACTCTACAGGCATGAAGTTTCTAGGTGAGGGCGAATGGAAACGCAAGAAACATGGATCTGAATATCGTCGCCAATGGCGTAAACTACATATTGGTATAGATGCCAAAACCCTACAAATACGCGCTATTCAGCTCACAACCAATAATGTCAGTGATTCACAGGTGCTTGGTGATTTACTTAATCAGATTCCACAAGATGAGCAGATTGACTCTGTTTATACCGATGGAGCTTATGACACCAAGCAATGCCGTCAGGTCATTGCAGATCGGCAAGCACATGCGGTGATTCCACCTAGAAAAAATGCGAAACCATGGAAAGATACAAAGAGTAGCTCGCTAGAGCGAAATGAATTACTTCGAACAGTTAAACGTTTAGGCAGGACATTATGGAAAAAATGGTCAGGCTATCATCGCCGCAGTTTGGTGGAAACCAAGATGCATTGCATCAAATTATTAGGCGATAAATTAATGGCAAGAAGCTTTCCTAGTCAGGTGAATGAAATTCATGCACGTGTAGCAGTCCTCAACAGATTTACGGAATTAGGTCGACCACTTACCCAAGTTACGCCTTAA